A DNA window from Arachis hypogaea cultivar Tifrunner chromosome 18, arahy.Tifrunner.gnm2.J5K5, whole genome shotgun sequence contains the following coding sequences:
- the LOC112772419 gene encoding uncharacterized protein At2g39920-like has translation MRSSYVLESGFYITPFAATILITSLATIGLLMITMLVALTMMLQSCQSRGSGVIELQSVNDDYSYCKVHSLHTELNSLEGHNLPSICKDLAIEYVKGGRYARDLEVYFDKVKPSDDGVGVVLIDIDGIFPQNPSDLYQRFHDISIVNCQLFQLQVKHGYQCEQNPNGIVFYYREGSFLLKTHLQPTIFLSIGSLTKTHVLFLWRDSTSALVNLLHPLK, from the exons ATGAGGAGCAGTTATGTGCTGGAATCAGGATTCTACATCACTCCTTTCGCAGCAACCATCTTGATTACCTCGCTCGCCACTATAGGCCTCCTAATGATTACTATGCTGGTTGCTCTGACAATGATGCTGCAATCTTGTCAGAGTAGAGGTTCTGGAGTTATAGAACTTCAAAGTGTGAATGATGATTACAGCTATTGCAAGGTTCATTCTCTGCACACCGAGCTCAATAGCTTAGAAGGACATAATCTTCCTAGCATCTGCAAGGACCTGGCCATAGAATATGTCAAAGGAGGCCGATATGCTCGCGACTTAGAGGTCTACTTTGACAAGGTTAAACCATCAGATGATGGAGTTGGTGTAGTGCTAATAGACATAGATGGCATTTTTCCTCAGAATCCATCCGATCTATATCAGAG GTTTCATGATATCAGCATTGTCAATTGCCAACTGTTCCAACTCCAAGTCAAACATGGCTACCAATGCGAGCAGAACCCGAATGGAATAGTGTTTTACTACAG AGAGGGCTCCTTCCTTTTGAAGACCCATTTGCAGCCAACAATTTTCTTGTCTATAGGTAGTTTAACTAAAACCCATGTTTTATTCCTATGGAGAGACTCCACCTCTGCTCTGGTGAATCTTCTGCATCCTCTGAAGTAG
- the LOC112772417 gene encoding uncharacterized protein — translation MEFIASSSTYCPAATPTPTSSLPPRSSSSSTASFPFRPPSLRGCACRAILSTHTTQKEKNGMLGARSSDLDQLSGLTALSPLDGRYWGKVKELAPFMSEYGLIYYRVLVEIKWLLKLSQIPEIVEVPSFSEDARSYLQGVIDGFSVSDALEIKNIEKVTNHDVKAVEYFLKQKCQSNAEVAKVLEFFHFACTSEDINNLAHGLMLKEAMGSVMFPVMDKIIKSLCNMAKDNAQVSMLSRTHGQPASPTTLGKEMAIFAVRLSRERKELSQVEFLGKFAGAVGNYNAHVVAYPDVNWPQIAEEFVKSLGLSFNPYVPQIETHDYMAKLFHSLIQFNNILIDFDRDVWGYISLGYFKQITKAGEIGSSTMPHKVNPIDFENSEGNLGVANGGLSHLSMKLPISRWQRDLTDSTVLRNMGVGIGHSLLAYKSTLQGIGKLQVNEARLSEDLKQCWEVLAEPIQTVMRRYGVPEPYEKLKELTRGRAVTKESIRDFIEGLDIPEAAKTNLLKLTPDTYIGAAVELARTVEQAADLL, via the exons ATGGAGTTCATTGCTTCTTCTTCCACCTACTGCCCTGCCGCAACTCCCACTCCAACTTCCTCACTCCCacctcgttcttcttcttcttctactgctTCCTTCCCCTTTCGTCCTCCTTCTCTCAGAGGCTGCGCTTGCAGAGCCATACTCAGCACCCACACCACCCAGAAGGAGAAGAACGGCATGCTCGGAGCTCGTTCCTCTGATTTGGATCAACTTTCTGGTTTGACTGCATTGTCCCCATTGGATGGCCGCTATTGGGGGAAAGTTAAGGAATTGGCTCCTTTTATGAGTGAATACGGCCTCATCTACTACAGGGTTCTTGTTGAG ATAAAATGGTTGTTGAAGCTGTCTCAGATTCCTGAAATTGTTGAGGTTCCGAGTTTCAGTGAAGATGCCAGGTCTTATTTACAAGGCGTGATTGATGGCTTTAGTGTGAGTGATGCCTTGGAGATAAAGAATATTGAGAAGGTGACTAATCATGATGTTAAGGCAGTGGAGTACTTCTTGAAACAAAAATGCCAATCGAATGCTGAAGTGGCTAAG GTGCTTGAATTTTTTCACTTTGCTTGCACGTCCGAGGATATAAATAACCTCGCCCACGGGTTGATGCTGAAAGAAGCAATGGGATCTGTAATGTTTCCTGTCatggataaaataattaaatccttGTGTAACATGGCTAAAGATAATGCTCAAGTCTCAATGCTTTCTCGCACTCATGGACAG CCAGCTTCACCAACAACTTTGGGAAAGGAAATGGCTATATTTGCTGTGAGATTAAGCAGAGAAAGGAAGGAATTATCTCAGGTTGAGTTTTTGGGGAAATTTGCTGGTGCGGTTGGAAATTACAATGCACATGTTGTTGCATACCCTGATGTTAACTGGCCTCAAATTGCAGAAGAGTTTGTAAAATCTCTTGGATTAAGTTTTAATCCTTATGTTCCTCAG ATTGAAACTCATGACTACATGGCAAAACTATTTCATTCGCTCATCCAGTTCAACAATATATTAATTGACTTTGATAGAGACGTATGGGGCTATATATCCTTGGGTTATTTTAAGCAG ATCACAAAGGCTGGGGAGATTGGGTCGTCAACTATGCCTCACAAAGTGAATcctattgattttgaaaatagtgAAGGTAATCTAGGTGTTGCTAATGGAGGTCTGTCTCATCTAAGCATGAAATTGCCGATTTCACGTTGGCAG aGGGACTTGACTGATTCAACTGTCTTACGGAACATGGGTGTAGGAATTGGTCATTCCCTTCTTGCTTACAAAAGCACACTTCAAGGAATAGGAAAGCTTCAG GTTAACGAAGCTCGCTTGAGTGAAGACTTGAAACAATGCTGGGAGGTGCTAGCTGAACCAATACAAACT GTTATGCGAAGATATGGTGTTCCGGAGCCTTATGAGAAGTTAAAAGAGCTTACCAGAGGGAGAGCGGTTACAAAAGAGAGCATAAGAGACTTCATTGAAGGCTTAGATATTCCGGAAGCTGCAAAGACGAATCTGTTAAAGTTGACACCGGATACTTACATTGGAGCAGCAGTAGAATTGGCGAGAACTGTGGAACAGGCAGCGGATTTGTTATGa
- the LOC112772418 gene encoding isocitrate dehydrogenase [NAD] catalytic subunit 5, mitochondrial, producing MASSGLQLLKRTLGNRSTAARFFSSAPIRATLFPGDGIGPEIAESVKQIFKAADVPIEWEEHYVGTEIDPRTQSFLTWESLESVRKNQVGLKGPMATPIGKGHRSLNLTLRKELNLYANVRPCYSLPGYKTRYDNVNLITIRENTEGEYSGLEHQVVRGVVESLKIITRQASLRVAEYAFHYAKAHGRERVSAIHKANIMQKTDGLFLKCCREVAEKYPEIKYEEVVIDNCCMMLVKNPALFDVLVMPNLYGDIISDLCAGLVGGLGLTPSCNIGEGGIALAEAVHGSAPDIAGKNLANPTALLLSGVSMLRHLNLHDKADQIQNAILNTIAEGKYRTADLGGKAKTTEFTKAIIDHL from the exons ATGGCTTCTTCTGGCTTACAGCTTCTCAAACGAACCCTTGGAAACCGCTCCACCGCTGCCAGATTCTTCTCCTCCGCTCCGATCCGTGCCACTCTCTTCCCCGGCGACGGTATTGGCCCCGAAATCGCCGAATCTGTCAAACAG ATATTCAAAGCAGCTGATGTGCCCATAGAGTGGGAAGAGCACTATGTAGGGACTGAAATTGACCCTAGAACACAGAGCTTTCTGACATGGGAAAGTTTGGAATCAGTTCGGAAAAATCAGGTTGGCTTGAAAGGGCCAATGGCCACCCCAATTGGTAAAGGCCATCGTTCGTTGAACCTTACCCTAAGAAAAGAACTTAATCTGTATGCAAATGTTCGTCCCTGCTATAGCCTTCCTGGCTACAAAACTCGGTATGATAATGTAAATCTCATCACAATCCGCGAAAACACAGAAGGAGAGTACAGTGGGCTTGAACATCAG GTTGTGAGAGGTGTAGTAGAAAGTCTCAAAATCATTACACGCCAAGCAAGTTTAAGGGTTGCTGAGTATGCTTTCCACTATGCCAAAGCACATGGGAGAGAGAGGGTATCTGCTATTCACAAGGCCAACATTATGCAGAAGACTGATGGTCTTTTCCTCAAG TGTTGTCGTGAGGTTGCGGAGAAGTATCCTGAGATAAAGTATGAGGAAGTTGTCATTGACAATTGCTGCATGATG CTTGTGAAGAATCCTGCTCTTTTTGATGTACTAGTGATGCCAAACCTGTATGGCGACATTATTAGTGACCTTTGTGCTGGCTTGGTTGGGGGTTTGGGCTTGACACCAAG CTGCAACATTGGTGAGGGAGGTATTGCACTAGCTGAGGCTGTACATGGTTCAGCACCTGATATTGCTGGAAAG AATTTGGCAAATCCAACTGCTTTACTGCTGAGTGGTGTTTCAATGTTGCGCCATTTGAATCTCCATGACAAAGCAGACCAAATTCAAAATGCCATCCTCAACACAATTGCAGAAGGGAAGTACCGAACTGCTGATCTCGGAGGCAAAGCAAAGACAACCGAGTTCACCAAAGCAATTATTGATCATCTCTAA
- the LOC112768984 gene encoding uncharacterized protein isoform X1: MHRRLVTVVSSPFRLQPKKRNKASVALRAPCPLLSFSTLQNSGEKTFTLTTANLKAFVSKNKKKEKEGSSTKIVKEGEGGVGKLDGSFKRKRGDGSPKVVDLTATRDGSAIFTLEEISATYESQVVLHGYREGPCNSLWSSGYPFMAVADEVAQVDSDVKIIHDVGKVGVARYLQVIGARLLSIGRTSELDDILEGDQVAAIKKLKESLEERDARAEKLKTKVRGLKEKVKNVESELQKVRRDLESKVEEAEKANAQIPELQEEVLSAFTLGFDRAIAQIGVLSPSFDVSKLDVTKIVSNGQLLDDEALSDKGDGSASVGKVD, translated from the exons ATGCACCGTCGTCTTGTTACCGTCGTCTCGTCGCCGTTTCGTTTACAAcccaaaaaaagaaacaaagcttcGGTAGCGCTGAGAGCCCCTTGCCCCCTTCTCTCCTTCTCCACTCTCCAGAACTCAG GTGAGAAAACTTTCACGCTCACTACGGCGAATTTGAAGGCTTTTGTTTcgaagaacaaaaagaaagaaaaggagggATCCTCTACCAAGATAGTTAAAGAAGGTGAGGGAGGTGTGGGGAAGCTTGATGGAAGTTTTAAGAGGAAGAGAGGTGATGGTTCACCAAAGGTTGTTGACCTTACTGCTACGAGAGATGGTTCTGCCATTTTTACTCTTGAGGAGATAAGTGCTACTTATGAGAGTCAGGTGGTTCTTCATGGTTATAGGGAAGGTCCGTGTAATTCTCTATGGTCCTCTGGGTACCCGTTTATGGCTGTGGCTGACGAGGTTGCTCAGGTGGATTCTGATGTTAAAATAATTCATGATGTAGGAAAGGTTGGGGTTGCTCGCTATTTACAG GTGATTGGGGCTAGGCTTCTTTCTATTGGTCGGACTTCAGAGTTggatgatatcttggagggtgatCAGGTTGCTGCAATTAAGAAACTGAAAGAGTCTTTGGAGGAGAGGGATGCTCGGGCTGAGAAGTTAAAAACTAAAGTTAGGGGGTTGAAGGAGAAGGTAAAGAATGTTGAGTCTGAGCTTCAGAAAGTTAGGCGAGATCTTGAGTCAAAAGTTGAGGAGGCTGAAAAGGCAAATGCTCAGATTCCTGAGCTGCAAGAGGAGGTTTTGTCAGCCTTTACTCTTGGGTTTGACCGTGCTATAGCTCAGATAGGAGTGTTATCTCCCTCTTTTGATGTTAGTAAATTAGATGTTACAAAAATTGTTAGTAATGGTCAGTTGCTCGATGATGAAGCTCTGTCCGATAAGGGGGACGGGAGTGCTTCTGTTGGGAAAGTAGACTGA
- the LOC112768984 gene encoding uncharacterized protein isoform X2, translating into MFAMSSSSLLSTSTLLELEGDKEALEEYLGEKTFTLTTANLKAFVSKNKKKEKEGSSTKIVKEGEGGVGKLDGSFKRKRGDGSPKVVDLTATRDGSAIFTLEEISATYESQVVLHGYREGPCNSLWSSGYPFMAVADEVAQVDSDVKIIHDVGKVGVARYLQVIGARLLSIGRTSELDDILEGDQVAAIKKLKESLEERDARAEKLKTKVRGLKEKVKNVESELQKVRRDLESKVEEAEKANAQIPELQEEVLSAFTLGFDRAIAQIGVLSPSFDVSKLDVTKIVSNGQLLDDEALSDKGDGSASVGKVD; encoded by the exons ATGTTTGCAATGTCGTCTTCTTCTTTACTTTCTACGTCTACTCTTCTGGAGCTTGAAGGGGATAAGGAGGCATTGGAGGAGTATCTAG GTGAGAAAACTTTCACGCTCACTACGGCGAATTTGAAGGCTTTTGTTTcgaagaacaaaaagaaagaaaaggagggATCCTCTACCAAGATAGTTAAAGAAGGTGAGGGAGGTGTGGGGAAGCTTGATGGAAGTTTTAAGAGGAAGAGAGGTGATGGTTCACCAAAGGTTGTTGACCTTACTGCTACGAGAGATGGTTCTGCCATTTTTACTCTTGAGGAGATAAGTGCTACTTATGAGAGTCAGGTGGTTCTTCATGGTTATAGGGAAGGTCCGTGTAATTCTCTATGGTCCTCTGGGTACCCGTTTATGGCTGTGGCTGACGAGGTTGCTCAGGTGGATTCTGATGTTAAAATAATTCATGATGTAGGAAAGGTTGGGGTTGCTCGCTATTTACAG GTGATTGGGGCTAGGCTTCTTTCTATTGGTCGGACTTCAGAGTTggatgatatcttggagggtgatCAGGTTGCTGCAATTAAGAAACTGAAAGAGTCTTTGGAGGAGAGGGATGCTCGGGCTGAGAAGTTAAAAACTAAAGTTAGGGGGTTGAAGGAGAAGGTAAAGAATGTTGAGTCTGAGCTTCAGAAAGTTAGGCGAGATCTTGAGTCAAAAGTTGAGGAGGCTGAAAAGGCAAATGCTCAGATTCCTGAGCTGCAAGAGGAGGTTTTGTCAGCCTTTACTCTTGGGTTTGACCGTGCTATAGCTCAGATAGGAGTGTTATCTCCCTCTTTTGATGTTAGTAAATTAGATGTTACAAAAATTGTTAGTAATGGTCAGTTGCTCGATGATGAAGCTCTGTCCGATAAGGGGGACGGGAGTGCTTCTGTTGGGAAAGTAGACTGA